One Halovivax ruber XH-70 genomic region harbors:
- a CDS encoding tyrosine-type recombinase/integrase has product MSRLEPISPSNAIEMYMEGRRDELSKETIPSHVYRLEAFEQWCEEEGIDNLNDLTGRDLYAFRVWRREGHGKGRQEIATITLRGQLATVRAFLRFCADIDAVPEGLHEKVPLPKVSGSESVSDTTLDPERAIDILEYLNRHHYASRKHVTLLLLWHTGARVGGIRGLDLDDCHLDSDPSGLEFVHRPAQDTPLKNGEKGERWNSIGGHVAGVVQDYIDGPRECVTDEYDRAPLLTTTHGRASRSTLRDTLYDITRPCMRGAECPHDRDPDECEATNYVKASTCPSSRSPHDVRSGRVTAYRRQDVPRQIVGDRLDASGDILDKHYDRRSERQKAKQRRDYLPDQ; this is encoded by the coding sequence ATGAGTCGTCTCGAACCGATCAGCCCCAGCAACGCCATCGAGATGTACATGGAGGGGCGGCGAGACGAGCTCAGCAAAGAAACAATCCCGTCCCACGTGTACCGCCTCGAAGCGTTCGAGCAGTGGTGTGAAGAGGAGGGAATCGATAACCTGAACGACCTCACTGGACGGGACCTGTACGCATTCCGGGTGTGGCGTCGAGAAGGACATGGGAAAGGACGCCAGGAGATTGCGACGATCACCCTGCGCGGGCAGCTCGCCACCGTTCGGGCCTTTCTCCGGTTCTGTGCCGATATCGACGCCGTTCCGGAAGGGCTTCACGAGAAGGTCCCGCTGCCGAAGGTTTCTGGAAGCGAGTCAGTGAGTGATACGACACTCGATCCAGAACGGGCGATCGATATTCTCGAGTACCTCAATCGCCACCACTACGCATCTCGAAAGCACGTCACACTGTTGCTCCTCTGGCACACTGGCGCGCGAGTAGGCGGGATTCGAGGGCTCGATCTCGACGATTGCCATCTCGATTCCGACCCTTCGGGACTCGAATTCGTGCATCGGCCAGCCCAGGATACGCCACTGAAAAACGGTGAGAAAGGCGAACGGTGGAACTCTATCGGTGGCCACGTTGCCGGCGTTGTCCAGGATTACATCGACGGACCGAGAGAGTGTGTAACCGACGAGTACGACCGAGCCCCGCTTCTGACGACAACCCACGGCAGAGCGTCCCGTTCGACGTTGCGAGACACGCTGTACGACATCACCAGACCCTGCATGCGCGGTGCGGAGTGTCCACACGACCGGGATCCGGACGAGTGTGAGGCGACGAACTACGTGAAGGCGAGCACGTGCCCGTCGTCACGATCTCCGCACGATGTTCGGAGCGGTCGGGTAACGGCCTATCGACGGCAAGACGTCCCCCGCCAGATCGTCGGCGACCGGCTCGACGCGAGCGGCGACATCCTCGATAAGCACTACGACCGCCGTAGCGAGCGTCAGAAGGCGAAACAGCGACGCGACTATCTTCCAGACCAATGA
- a CDS encoding MBL fold metallo-hydrolase, which translates to MEIQYRHANPYSGRESVVLRIDGLLADQTVCVLIDAGENVSTADLLDEADDEYLSAVCLTHAHLDHYQSLGEALDHAAPLYAAPDTAQILEDVFEAGEDHYDLAGTDRVLEQLTPIDEWTQIVSGLRVCPVPAGHAPGAAGFLFEVEDGDERRTILITGDFTMRRAAGYPGFDPEAFVDVDAVVLTAATSADFESTLTDAVGTVCERVRAGSTVLATASGLTGVQIAYLLGHLTDERGEAWQIILVGQVATLYEQLGYDVPNVEAIPDFTDPSTVLTPGGVTIAGPEVPVDGSAGRLYETIADDPGATLVQLTGGATEPVTGDACTTHQFTLSNHPTEETIDDIVETLSPVHVVVTHQQGAAASQYKDKYDSFVWATDDTQTYTILDETGWTPPPWVTESTTRRVMAGTNATALRFGDGGMDLELPSVERADDVDLRAEGLDIDRLRDRLHDEPEGLAPKGVRGEQTTDADCPDTTNSVPDPNKAGMQSIDESDAEPSLTDIDARLQRIEAAVADSVVEAHVVDAGDGTILLRLEDPPDELEHGQQLRIRLPADLDTEDGHERNGRDDVDR; encoded by the coding sequence ATGGAGATACAGTATCGGCACGCGAATCCGTACTCCGGGCGTGAGTCCGTCGTCTTGCGAATCGACGGCTTGCTCGCCGACCAGACCGTCTGCGTGCTGATCGACGCCGGGGAGAACGTCTCCACGGCCGACCTCCTCGACGAAGCCGACGACGAATACCTCTCGGCGGTCTGTTTGACCCACGCTCACCTCGACCACTACCAGTCGCTCGGTGAGGCGTTGGATCACGCGGCGCCCTTGTACGCCGCCCCGGATACGGCGCAGATCCTGGAGGACGTCTTCGAGGCGGGCGAAGACCACTACGACCTCGCGGGGACGGATCGAGTGCTAGAGCAGTTGACGCCCATCGACGAGTGGACACAGATCGTCTCCGGGCTTCGAGTATGTCCGGTACCGGCGGGCCACGCGCCGGGTGCGGCGGGGTTCCTGTTCGAGGTCGAAGACGGCGACGAGCGGCGGACGATTCTCATCACTGGCGACTTCACCATGCGTCGAGCGGCCGGCTACCCCGGGTTCGATCCCGAGGCGTTCGTCGACGTCGACGCGGTCGTCCTCACCGCTGCGACGAGTGCCGACTTCGAATCAACCCTCACCGACGCCGTCGGCACCGTCTGCGAACGCGTCCGGGCGGGTTCGACCGTGCTGGCGACGGCGAGCGGGCTCACTGGAGTGCAGATCGCGTACCTCCTCGGGCACCTCACCGACGAGCGGGGTGAAGCCTGGCAGATCATTCTTGTTGGCCAAGTCGCAACGCTCTACGAGCAGCTCGGCTACGACGTGCCGAACGTCGAAGCGATTCCCGACTTTACCGATCCCTCTACCGTACTCACTCCAGGCGGCGTGACGATTGCCGGGCCTGAGGTGCCAGTTGACGGGAGTGCCGGCCGTCTCTATGAGACGATTGCGGACGATCCCGGCGCGACCCTCGTTCAGCTCACCGGTGGCGCGACCGAACCCGTGACTGGCGACGCGTGTACCACCCACCAGTTCACGCTGAGCAATCACCCAACCGAAGAAACGATCGACGATATCGTCGAGACCCTGTCGCCAGTCCACGTCGTTGTTACGCATCAACAGGGCGCTGCTGCGTCACAATACAAAGACAAGTACGACAGCTTCGTCTGGGCGACGGACGACACGCAGACGTACACGATTCTCGACGAGACGGGATGGACACCTCCACCCTGGGTGACCGAGTCGACGACGCGACGCGTGATGGCGGGGACGAACGCGACAGCGCTCCGCTTCGGCGATGGAGGAATGGATCTCGAACTCCCGTCCGTTGAACGTGCTGACGACGTCGATCTCCGCGCCGAAGGGCTGGATATCGACCGCCTTCGCGATCGACTCCACGATGAGCCGGAAGGCCTTGCGCCGAAAGGAGTTCGAGGTGAACAGACGACTGATGCCGATTGTCCGGACACGACAAACTCTGTTCCAGATCCCAACAAAGCCGGCATGCAGTCGATCGACGAAAGCGACGCTGAACCGTCACTGACCGATATCGATGCCCGGCTGCAGCGCATCGAGGCGGCGGTCGCCGATAGCGTCGTGGAGGCTCACGTCGTTGACGCCGGCGACGGGACGATCTTGCTCCGGCTCGAGGATCCGCCGGACGAACTAGAACACGGCCAGCAGCTTCGTATTAGACTTCCGGCAGACCTGGACACCGAAGACGGTCACGAACGCAATGGTCGTGACGACGTCGATCGGTGA
- a CDS encoding DUF7127 family protein, whose protein sequence is MKVPQPLQNATERGIVVRTLDYDDRSVIAVDFGAAAGDVAVDIVDDTVIVVADDQQFEFVRPPEAADVSVKNGVLTISE, encoded by the coding sequence ATGAAAGTCCCACAACCACTACAGAACGCAACCGAACGTGGCATCGTCGTCCGTACGCTCGACTACGACGACCGTAGCGTGATCGCGGTCGACTTCGGTGCCGCGGCGGGCGACGTCGCTGTCGACATCGTCGACGACACCGTGATCGTCGTCGCCGACGACCAGCAGTTCGAGTTCGTCCGTCCACCGGAGGCGGCCGACGTGTCGGTGAAAAACGGCGTCCTGACGATCAGCGAATAG
- a CDS encoding pilin: MSEQSPSTAAESATNTLSAPLQTLARPPVVQLAVGLAFLVVATNPVSADVGDVYCDTGVETGISLVFGALAGLGLPATAFFIGRAGLSYMRAGGNPEKKNDAKQKLVMSGLGFAIIVTALVSPELVDKVGSQMGFAFSDCVKPI, from the coding sequence ATGAGTGAGCAGTCACCCTCCACCGCCGCTGAATCGGCCACGAACACACTGAGTGCGCCACTACAAACCCTCGCACGTCCGCCTGTCGTACAGCTCGCAGTCGGGCTGGCGTTCCTCGTCGTCGCAACCAACCCCGTCTCCGCCGATGTCGGTGACGTCTACTGCGATACGGGGGTCGAGACTGGCATCTCGCTGGTATTCGGCGCACTCGCCGGCCTCGGACTGCCCGCGACCGCCTTCTTCATCGGTCGAGCAGGGCTCTCGTACATGCGAGCAGGCGGGAATCCCGAGAAAAAGAACGACGCGAAGCAGAAGCTCGTGATGTCCGGACTCGGATTCGCGATTATCGTAACCGCCCTCGTGTCGCCCGAACTCGTCGACAAGGTTGGCAGTCAGATGGGGTTCGCCTTCTCGGACTGCGTCAAGCCGATATAG
- a CDS encoding MFS transporter, producing MIAAMRLLRHNRGFRRFLAGQFATNAGDSLYTVAVLWLAFELSGSTLVTGALNAILLLPWLLQVFAGPLVDRLPLRAVLVGSQVVQGVVVLVLPLAAITGTLSVGLLFAVVPVLVLASLVMAPMETALLPRIVEDERLSEANSALATVTLGLDMLFDAIGGVFIAVFGATALFLADSLTFAVAATLFAGISVATLDGREKNADAPASSRADPGSSVDGALGSYVSDLRAGVDILRGTLFVELILTTAVANFTTGVALAILPAFGGSTGGPAVYGLLLGALGIGRLVGSVVGPYVERVPYGLVLVSHGFGAGCWVAAVLAPSTTLTVVLFGLAWVPIGISGVLTATLNQRLFPADALGRVAATKGTASGATLPLGSVIGGLVGELLGVTTTMALAASGFGFTAVYILLRPRLRQLPAVEAATPADFDLQTESNRSAA from the coding sequence ATGATCGCTGCGATGCGATTACTGCGGCACAATCGGGGGTTCCGGCGATTTCTCGCGGGACAGTTCGCGACGAACGCCGGGGATAGCCTCTACACCGTCGCGGTCCTGTGGCTCGCCTTCGAGCTGAGCGGGTCGACCCTCGTTACCGGCGCCCTGAACGCGATACTGCTGCTTCCCTGGCTACTGCAGGTCTTCGCCGGACCACTCGTCGACCGCCTCCCGCTGCGGGCGGTGCTGGTCGGCTCGCAGGTGGTCCAGGGAGTGGTCGTGCTCGTCCTGCCGCTCGCGGCGATCACCGGAACCCTGAGCGTCGGCCTCCTCTTCGCCGTCGTTCCGGTGCTCGTGCTCGCGTCGCTGGTGATGGCGCCGATGGAGACCGCGCTCCTCCCACGTATCGTCGAGGACGAGCGCCTCTCGGAGGCCAATTCCGCCCTCGCAACGGTTACGCTTGGATTGGACATGCTCTTCGACGCGATCGGCGGCGTATTCATCGCTGTCTTCGGCGCGACGGCGCTGTTTCTGGCCGACTCGCTCACGTTCGCCGTCGCCGCAACGCTGTTCGCGGGGATCAGCGTTGCGACACTCGATGGTCGGGAGAAGAACGCAGACGCGCCCGCGTCCAGTCGCGCCGACCCCGGCTCGAGCGTCGACGGGGCGCTCGGTTCGTACGTCTCGGATCTCCGGGCTGGCGTCGATATCCTCCGCGGGACGCTCTTCGTCGAGTTGATACTGACGACCGCGGTGGCGAACTTCACGACCGGCGTCGCGCTCGCGATACTGCCGGCGTTCGGCGGTTCCACCGGCGGACCGGCGGTCTACGGCCTGTTGCTGGGCGCGCTTGGCATCGGGCGACTCGTCGGTTCCGTCGTCGGCCCGTACGTCGAGCGAGTTCCTTACGGGCTCGTACTGGTCTCACACGGATTCGGAGCGGGGTGCTGGGTCGCAGCAGTGCTGGCTCCGTCGACGACGCTGACGGTCGTGTTGTTCGGTCTCGCGTGGGTTCCGATCGGGATATCGGGCGTGCTGACGGCGACGCTCAACCAGCGACTGTTTCCGGCCGACGCGCTCGGGCGGGTCGCCGCAACGAAAGGCACCGCGTCGGGGGCGACGCTCCCGCTGGGCTCGGTCATCGGTGGCCTCGTCGGCGAACTGCTCGGGGTGACGACGACCATGGCCCTGGCCGCGAGTGGCTTCGGCTTCACGGCCGTCTACATCCTCCTGCGACCGCGCCTTCGACAACTCCCCGCCGTCGAGGCCGCGACTCCCGCCGACTTCGACCTGCAGACCGAGTCCAACCGATCGGCAGCGTAG
- a CDS encoding type B DNA-directed DNA polymerase: MTAGLFKVDYLDGEVLKWHATSDGVETVSNTDFTPTIYAIPDGDHSFEELADRLDPHPLAMDMQLEPWRRGWRHDPEPVLRIDVPDIDAVDELASHLRDIGRPGDVKCFNVDFSREFRYCLETGQTPDPARDLRTLGLTAPATAMVDDVLSKLSVDGERVSGSPEAVVERVDRALGRIDPDVLILSSSELVPALYDAADVVGRDDFDLGRRSGWQTLAGASTFESYGQVGHSPARYNVPGRAIIDRSNTFFYDQSGLQGILDLSRRSGKPLQELAWASIGNVLTAIQITESRELDVLTPWKSWRHEFFKSMRTLHEADRGGYTFAPDVGVHEDVHELDFSSLYPNIIVTRNISPETICCDCHDSEDVPGLGYSICDERGYLADVLEPLISDRDAIKAEIRETDDEGRKQALQQKSDAIKWILVSCFGYQGFSNAKFGRIECHEAINAYAREILLNAKQTLEANGWRVVHGIVDSLWVQANDGMAQTALEAVAREIFADAGIRLEYEGGFDWVAFVPMADSKAGALTKYFGRKHDGEYKFRGIEVRQHSTPPYVADCQRELIEVYDSTRTPEAVCDRLDRQLQRLRSGEVNPMDLVIEVRSSKRLEEYTQSTRSVAALERAEAAGIGREPGQPVEYVVVDESKSGRERVQLPHEGIEEYDAAFYATEVIRAAESVLSPSGWREETIREYLADRVEPTIGAF; this comes from the coding sequence ATGACGGCGGGACTGTTCAAGGTCGACTACCTCGACGGCGAGGTTCTCAAGTGGCACGCCACCTCGGACGGAGTCGAGACTGTCTCGAACACGGACTTCACGCCGACAATCTACGCCATCCCGGACGGTGACCACTCGTTCGAGGAGCTCGCCGATCGGCTCGATCCGCATCCGCTCGCGATGGATATGCAACTCGAACCGTGGCGACGTGGCTGGCGTCACGATCCTGAGCCCGTCCTTCGGATCGACGTCCCGGATATTGACGCCGTCGACGAACTCGCCTCCCACCTCAGGGACATCGGGCGGCCGGGAGATGTGAAGTGCTTCAACGTGGATTTCTCGCGGGAGTTCCGATACTGTCTCGAAACGGGACAGACGCCGGATCCCGCCCGGGACCTCCGGACGCTCGGACTCACCGCGCCGGCGACCGCGATGGTCGACGATGTCCTCTCGAAGCTGTCGGTCGACGGTGAGCGGGTGTCAGGTAGTCCAGAGGCGGTCGTGGAGCGTGTCGACCGGGCCCTCGGCCGTATCGACCCCGATGTCCTGATCCTCTCGTCGAGCGAACTCGTGCCGGCGCTGTACGATGCAGCCGATGTGGTTGGTCGCGACGACTTCGACCTGGGTCGTCGTTCTGGCTGGCAAACGCTCGCCGGCGCCTCGACGTTCGAAAGCTATGGACAGGTCGGGCACTCTCCCGCCCGGTACAACGTCCCTGGCCGGGCGATCATCGATCGGTCGAACACGTTCTTCTACGATCAATCCGGTCTGCAGGGGATCCTCGACCTATCGCGACGATCCGGGAAACCCCTCCAGGAACTCGCCTGGGCGTCGATCGGCAACGTCCTTACGGCGATCCAGATCACTGAATCGCGGGAACTAGATGTCTTGACGCCGTGGAAGTCCTGGCGCCACGAATTCTTCAAGTCGATGCGGACGCTTCACGAGGCCGACCGCGGCGGCTACACGTTCGCCCCCGACGTCGGCGTTCACGAGGATGTCCACGAGCTCGATTTTTCGTCGCTGTATCCCAACATCATCGTCACGCGGAACATTAGCCCGGAGACGATCTGCTGCGACTGTCACGATAGCGAAGACGTCCCGGGACTTGGCTACTCGATCTGCGACGAACGTGGCTATCTGGCGGACGTCCTCGAACCGCTGATTTCGGATCGGGACGCGATCAAGGCCGAGATTCGGGAGACCGACGATGAAGGGCGAAAGCAGGCACTCCAACAGAAGTCGGACGCGATCAAGTGGATCCTCGTCTCGTGTTTCGGCTACCAGGGCTTCTCGAACGCGAAGTTCGGTCGGATCGAGTGCCACGAGGCGATCAACGCCTATGCCCGCGAGATCTTGCTCAATGCGAAGCAAACGCTCGAGGCCAACGGCTGGCGAGTCGTCCACGGGATCGTCGATAGTCTCTGGGTCCAGGCCAATGACGGGATGGCCCAGACTGCGCTCGAAGCTGTCGCTCGCGAGATCTTTGCCGACGCTGGGATTCGTCTCGAGTACGAGGGCGGCTTCGACTGGGTGGCGTTCGTCCCGATGGCCGACAGCAAGGCCGGTGCACTGACGAAGTACTTCGGTCGGAAGCACGACGGCGAGTACAAGTTCCGCGGCATCGAGGTTCGCCAGCACTCGACGCCGCCGTACGTCGCCGATTGCCAGCGTGAGTTGATCGAGGTATACGATTCGACACGGACACCCGAGGCCGTCTGTGATCGACTCGATCGGCAACTGCAGCGACTTCGGTCGGGCGAGGTGAACCCGATGGACCTCGTGATCGAAGTTCGCTCGTCAAAGCGCCTAGAAGAGTACACGCAGTCAACTCGGTCGGTTGCAGCGTTGGAACGCGCCGAGGCTGCCGGGATCGGTCGCGAACCCGGGCAGCCTGTCGAGTACGTGGTCGTCGACGAATCGAAATCTGGCCGTGAACGCGTGCAACTACCCCACGAGGGGATCGAGGAGTACGACGCGGCGTTCTACGCGACCGAGGTTATTCGGGCAGCGGAGAGTGTGCTGTCGCCGAGTGGGTGGCGTGAAGAAACTATCCGAGAGTATCTGGCGGACCGGGTTGAACCGACAATCGGAGCGTTTTAG
- a CDS encoding NERD domain-containing protein, with protein sequence MEFIPTTADESLPGIDAELAVWERLKGAFDATDEGVAYHQYPIVDKGGETFDHEPDIVLLHRDLGLLVIEVKGYRIDHIDRIEGHTWYLQNISQSRSTPHQQARNQALFLRRFFTSEPALSDLDGCRVPVNTFVALPNITRDEWEGRGFDGPAAPRTLLSDDLTPVALRDALAAVRTFDPLTDDELVAARDVLSCGQPISGDRTSAPRTPTRRGEHYEHVTKGLRGLDAQQQEIGMLVPPGPQQIRGIAGSGKTVLLAMKVARTHAKYPELSLAFTFHSKSLYDQLTALVERFYRRFANDDPNWDNLDIIHAWGGSQAGDGIYYNACRAAGRDHRTFYDAREAFPDRDDYFDACCEELLDEASIPTLYDGIFIDEAQDFGSNFFTLCLEALAQNQRLVWAYDEAQSLTSLSAPSPTNLFGTDENDDPVLDLRGSYPGGVQKSHVMRQAYRSPRPVLMAGHAIGMGLMAEDGPVQTITRTDGWESLGYEVDADFREVGETATIRRPDDHSPHPLHETPAAKPFVETNAFPTKGSELQWVADRIVRDVAEGLAPDQIMVIVLGYDYVDTGAMLANELESRDLDANGVWNGDGKTFAVDDAVTITGIHRAKGNEAASVYLVGLEWVQHPEYRESAVHRRNEAFVAISRSRAWCTISGTTTEEVPILDEAERVQAAVTRPDPSISFEIPDPKKLANEFEETDDIQETALTDFIGS encoded by the coding sequence ATGGAATTCATCCCCACGACGGCCGACGAGTCACTTCCGGGGATCGACGCCGAACTGGCGGTCTGGGAGCGCCTCAAGGGCGCGTTCGACGCGACCGACGAGGGCGTCGCGTACCACCAGTATCCGATCGTCGACAAAGGGGGTGAAACGTTCGACCACGAACCAGATATCGTCCTCCTCCACCGTGACCTGGGACTGCTCGTGATCGAGGTCAAGGGGTATCGGATCGACCACATCGATCGGATCGAGGGCCACACGTGGTACTTGCAAAATATCAGCCAGTCCCGATCGACGCCGCACCAGCAGGCGCGCAACCAGGCGCTGTTCTTGCGTCGGTTCTTCACGAGCGAACCGGCGCTCTCCGATCTCGACGGCTGTCGGGTTCCAGTCAACACGTTCGTCGCGCTTCCAAACATCACCAGAGACGAGTGGGAAGGCCGTGGATTCGACGGTCCGGCCGCTCCGCGGACGCTGCTGAGCGACGATCTGACACCGGTCGCACTTCGCGACGCACTGGCGGCGGTCCGGACGTTCGACCCGCTCACGGACGACGAACTCGTGGCAGCCAGGGACGTCCTCAGCTGCGGCCAACCGATCAGCGGCGACCGGACCAGTGCACCGCGAACACCGACGCGGCGTGGAGAACACTACGAGCACGTGACGAAGGGGCTCCGGGGACTCGACGCACAACAGCAGGAGATCGGGATGCTCGTTCCTCCGGGTCCCCAGCAGATCCGTGGCATCGCCGGATCAGGAAAGACCGTCCTCCTCGCGATGAAGGTGGCGCGGACCCACGCGAAGTACCCGGAGTTGTCCCTCGCGTTCACGTTCCACTCGAAGAGCCTCTACGATCAGCTCACGGCGCTCGTCGAGCGGTTCTATCGCCGCTTCGCGAACGACGACCCGAACTGGGATAACCTCGACATTATCCACGCCTGGGGCGGCTCGCAGGCCGGTGACGGGATATACTACAACGCCTGCCGAGCGGCCGGTCGCGACCATCGAACGTTCTACGATGCACGTGAGGCGTTTCCCGATCGTGACGACTACTTCGACGCGTGTTGCGAGGAACTCCTGGACGAAGCGTCGATACCGACGCTCTACGACGGGATATTCATCGACGAGGCGCAGGACTTCGGATCGAACTTCTTCACCCTCTGTCTCGAAGCGCTGGCCCAGAACCAACGGCTCGTGTGGGCGTACGACGAGGCACAGAGTCTGACGAGTCTCTCCGCCCCGAGCCCGACGAACCTCTTCGGCACCGACGAGAACGACGACCCGGTCCTCGACCTGCGCGGGAGCTACCCCGGTGGCGTCCAGAAGAGCCACGTCATGCGCCAGGCCTATCGATCCCCCAGACCGGTTCTCATGGCAGGACACGCGATCGGGATGGGCCTCATGGCCGAAGACGGACCGGTCCAGACGATCACGCGCACCGACGGCTGGGAGAGCCTCGGGTACGAGGTGGACGCTGACTTCAGGGAAGTCGGCGAGACAGCGACGATCCGCCGGCCGGACGACCACTCACCGCATCCGCTTCACGAAACGCCGGCGGCGAAGCCGTTCGTCGAAACCAACGCGTTCCCGACCAAGGGTTCGGAACTCCAGTGGGTTGCCGACCGCATCGTTCGAGACGTAGCGGAAGGCCTCGCTCCTGACCAGATCATGGTCATCGTCCTCGGATACGATTACGTGGATACCGGCGCGATGCTCGCGAACGAACTGGAATCCCGGGACCTCGACGCGAACGGCGTCTGGAACGGGGACGGCAAGACCTTCGCCGTGGATGACGCCGTTACGATCACTGGGATCCACAGGGCCAAGGGGAACGAAGCTGCGTCGGTGTACCTCGTTGGCCTCGAGTGGGTTCAACACCCAGAATACCGCGAGAGTGCTGTCCATAGACGAAACGAAGCGTTCGTCGCCATCTCCCGATCGCGGGCCTGGTGTACGATATCGGGAACCACGACGGAAGAGGTGCCCATTCTCGACGAAGCCGAGCGCGTCCAGGCCGCTGTTACGCGCCCAGATCCCTCGATCTCGTTCGAAATACCTGACCCGAAGAAACTCGCCAACGAGTTCGAGGAGACCGACGATATCCAGGAGACGGCGTTAACCGACTTCATCGGGTCGTAG